Proteins co-encoded in one Gemmatimonadales bacterium genomic window:
- a CDS encoding 2-oxoacid:ferredoxin oxidoreductase subunit beta — MTATPTLVKLQPKDFASDQEVRWCPGCGDYAILKAVQKALAEIGARRENTVFVSGIGCSSRFPYYMSTYGFHTVHGRAPAIATGVKLANPELDVWVMTGDGDGLSIGGNHMLHVLRRNVDLQIILFNNEIYGLTKGQYSPTSRTGTKSPTSPAGSIERPLSAATFALGAGGRFVARGIDTQQAQLIDVLKRAHANRGASFVEIFQNCLVFNDGVFDEFTDRSVAEERQLHVVHGQPLLFGKGRQQGLRFDPSSISLEVVTLGEAGVSMEDILVHDETNRTLAGMLAALASP; from the coding sequence ATGACCGCGACCCCGACACTCGTCAAGTTGCAGCCGAAGGACTTCGCTTCCGACCAGGAAGTCCGCTGGTGCCCAGGCTGCGGCGACTACGCCATCCTCAAGGCGGTGCAGAAGGCGCTGGCCGAGATTGGCGCCCGCCGCGAGAACACCGTGTTCGTCTCGGGCATCGGCTGTTCCTCGCGATTCCCGTACTACATGTCCACCTACGGATTCCACACCGTGCACGGGCGCGCCCCCGCCATTGCGACGGGAGTCAAGCTGGCCAATCCTGAACTCGACGTGTGGGTCATGACGGGCGACGGCGACGGGCTGTCGATCGGCGGCAACCACATGCTGCACGTCCTCCGCCGGAACGTGGACCTGCAGATCATCCTGTTCAACAACGAGATCTACGGCCTGACCAAGGGACAGTACTCGCCGACCTCGCGGACCGGGACCAAGAGTCCGACGTCGCCGGCCGGCTCCATCGAGCGGCCGCTCTCCGCCGCCACCTTCGCGCTCGGCGCGGGCGGTCGCTTTGTCGCGCGAGGGATCGACACCCAGCAGGCGCAGCTCATCGATGTGCTGAAGCGCGCGCACGCCAATCGTGGCGCGTCATTCGTGGAAATCTTCCAGAACTGCCTGGTGTTCAACGATGGCGTCTTCGACGAGTTCACCGACCGGAGCGTGGCGGAGGAACGCCAGCTGCACGTGGTGCACGGCCAGCCGTTGCTCTTCGGGAAGGGACGGCAACAGGGGCTGCGCTTCGATCCCTCGAGCATCTCCCTCGAAGTGGTGACCCTCGGCGAGGCAGGGGTGTCCATGGAGGACATCCTGGTGCACGACGAGACCAACCGGACGCTCGCCGGGATGCTGGCCGCGCTCGCCTCACC
- a CDS encoding 2-oxoacid:acceptor oxidoreductase subunit alpha, which produces MSSTTSVPGGADAARMPAGREQAVVRFAGDSGDGMQITGARFAMETALAGSDLATFPDFPAEIRAPVGTTFGVSAFQIHFGSVEVATAGDDLDVLVAMNPAALITNIGDLRRSGTLIVDKGAFTERNLVKAGYAKNPLEDGSLSDFTVLPLDIGRLTEAAVEGLGLTSKQTARSRNMWALGLVLWLYDRDRKTTTDWIEKKFGKDPAIAAANIRVLNAGHAFGETAELPNFLRPVAIGAAPAEPGTYRTISGTEAVAWGLLAGLKGSGIERMVFAGYPITPASPILHALTGLRAHGVVTFQAEDEIAAICAAIGASFAGSLGVTSSSGPGIALKTEALGLAIATEVPLIVIDAQRAGPSTGLPTKTEQSDLLQAVLGRNGDAPMPVLAAATPSDGFEVAMEAVRLATKYMTPVFLLTDGYLINAAEPWRIPDADGLPTFPVKFRTDPEGFQPFARDPATLARPWARPGTPGLEHRIGGIERNADTGDISYDPDNHARMTEARAAKVARIADDIPAQGVSQGEDSGELAVVGWGSTFGPIHMAVQRARAEGRKVSHIHLRYIAPFPRNLGELLKRFDKILVPEMNNGQLVTLLRAAYLLPAERFTQVNGKPFKVSTILGAIMERTSGNGKGGAA; this is translated from the coding sequence ATGTCATCGACAACCAGCGTTCCTGGCGGGGCCGACGCGGCCCGTATGCCGGCGGGACGCGAGCAGGCGGTCGTCCGGTTCGCAGGCGATTCCGGCGATGGAATGCAGATCACCGGGGCGCGGTTCGCGATGGAGACGGCCCTGGCCGGGAGCGACCTGGCCACCTTCCCGGACTTTCCCGCGGAAATTCGCGCCCCGGTCGGGACGACCTTCGGCGTTTCGGCCTTCCAGATCCACTTCGGATCGGTCGAGGTGGCCACCGCAGGCGACGACCTCGATGTCCTGGTCGCGATGAATCCGGCGGCGCTGATCACCAACATCGGCGACCTGCGGCGGAGCGGGACACTCATCGTCGACAAGGGGGCCTTTACGGAGCGCAACCTCGTCAAGGCAGGGTACGCCAAGAATCCCCTGGAAGACGGCAGCCTCTCGGACTTCACGGTCCTTCCACTCGACATCGGGCGGTTGACCGAGGCGGCGGTGGAGGGGCTCGGGCTCACCTCCAAGCAGACCGCGCGGTCCCGGAACATGTGGGCGCTCGGGCTGGTCCTCTGGCTCTACGACCGGGACCGGAAGACCACGACCGACTGGATCGAGAAGAAATTTGGGAAGGACCCCGCGATCGCGGCGGCGAACATCCGGGTATTGAACGCCGGACACGCCTTCGGCGAGACCGCCGAACTCCCCAACTTCCTCCGACCGGTCGCCATCGGTGCGGCGCCGGCGGAACCGGGCACCTACCGGACCATCAGCGGTACCGAGGCGGTGGCGTGGGGCCTCCTTGCCGGGCTCAAGGGATCGGGGATCGAACGCATGGTCTTCGCGGGCTACCCGATCACGCCCGCGTCGCCGATCCTCCACGCCCTGACGGGTCTCCGCGCGCACGGGGTGGTCACCTTCCAGGCGGAAGACGAGATTGCCGCCATTTGCGCGGCCATCGGCGCCTCCTTTGCCGGGTCCCTCGGCGTGACATCGTCTTCCGGCCCCGGGATCGCCCTCAAGACCGAGGCGCTCGGGCTCGCCATCGCGACGGAAGTGCCGCTCATCGTGATCGACGCGCAGCGCGCCGGCCCCTCCACCGGCCTGCCCACCAAGACCGAGCAGTCCGACCTGTTGCAGGCGGTGCTGGGCCGGAACGGCGATGCCCCGATGCCGGTGCTCGCGGCGGCCACTCCGTCGGACGGGTTCGAGGTCGCGATGGAAGCGGTCCGGCTGGCCACCAAGTACATGACACCGGTGTTCCTGCTGACCGACGGGTACCTGATCAATGCCGCCGAGCCGTGGCGGATTCCCGACGCCGACGGCCTGCCGACGTTCCCGGTGAAGTTCCGCACCGATCCGGAAGGATTTCAGCCGTTTGCGCGGGACCCCGCCACGCTTGCGCGTCCCTGGGCGCGGCCCGGGACGCCCGGGTTGGAGCACCGGATCGGCGGTATCGAGCGGAACGCCGACACCGGGGACATCTCGTACGACCCGGACAACCATGCGCGGATGACGGAGGCGCGCGCGGCCAAGGTGGCCCGGATCGCCGACGACATTCCCGCACAGGGCGTCAGCCAGGGCGAGGACAGCGGCGAACTGGCGGTGGTCGGTTGGGGGTCCACGTTCGGGCCGATCCACATGGCGGTGCAGCGTGCGCGGGCCGAGGGCCGGAAGGTGTCGCACATTCACCTGCGATACATCGCGCCCTTCCCCCGCAACCTTGGCGAGCTGCTCAAGCGGTTCGACAAGATCCTGGTGCCGGAAATGAACAACGGGCAACTCGTGACACTGCTCCGGGCCGCGTACCTCCTTCCGGCCGAGCGGTTCACCCAGGTGAACGGGAAACCGTTCAAGGTCTCCACTATTCTCGGGGCGATCATGGAACGAACCAGTGGCAACGGGAAGGGTGGTGCCGCATGA
- the ychF gene encoding redox-regulated ATPase YchF, producing MLRLGIVGLPNVGKSTLFNALTSAGALVANYPFATIEPNTGVVQVPDPRLDAIAAFVKPERILPATVEFLDIAGLVKGASQGEGLGNQFLANIREVDAVVHVVRCFENDDIQHVMGSVDPARDREIINIELGLSDLASVEKRLDKAARTAKSGDAQAKVEVRLLEAIRTALADGRAARSVVPAPEDAAVYRSFNLLTAKPVLYAANVAEHEINTGNAHVEALQAALVRDEEPAEIVTFSARVEAELAELAPEDRAEFLESLGLTESGLDRLAHAAYHLLGLQSYFTAGEKEVRAWTIHKGDRAPQAAGVIHSDFEHGFIRAETVAYEDFVRVGGWKPAREQGLSRAEGKEYVVQDGDVMLFRFNT from the coding sequence GTGCTCAGACTCGGTATTGTCGGTCTTCCGAACGTCGGTAAGTCCACGCTCTTCAACGCCCTGACCTCCGCCGGGGCGCTGGTGGCCAACTATCCCTTTGCCACCATCGAGCCGAACACCGGCGTCGTCCAGGTGCCGGATCCGCGGCTGGACGCCATCGCCGCGTTCGTCAAGCCGGAGCGCATCCTTCCCGCTACCGTCGAATTCCTGGATATTGCCGGCCTGGTCAAGGGCGCCAGCCAGGGCGAAGGGCTGGGGAACCAGTTTCTCGCCAACATTCGCGAGGTCGACGCGGTCGTGCATGTGGTCCGGTGCTTCGAGAACGATGACATCCAGCATGTGATGGGGAGCGTGGACCCGGCGCGTGATCGCGAGATCATCAACATCGAGCTGGGGCTGTCCGACCTCGCCTCGGTCGAAAAGCGTCTCGACAAGGCGGCGCGCACGGCGAAGTCCGGCGATGCGCAGGCCAAGGTCGAAGTGCGGCTGCTGGAGGCAATCCGCACCGCGCTGGCCGACGGTCGAGCGGCGCGCTCCGTCGTCCCCGCCCCGGAGGATGCCGCCGTCTACCGGAGCTTCAACCTCCTGACCGCCAAGCCGGTGCTCTACGCCGCCAACGTCGCCGAGCACGAGATCAACACCGGCAACGCCCATGTCGAGGCGCTGCAGGCGGCGCTGGTGCGAGACGAGGAGCCTGCGGAAATCGTCACCTTTTCCGCCCGGGTGGAGGCCGAGCTCGCGGAGCTCGCGCCGGAGGACCGGGCCGAGTTCCTGGAGTCCCTCGGCCTGACCGAATCGGGGCTCGACCGGCTGGCCCATGCGGCGTACCATCTGCTCGGCCTCCAGAGCTACTTTACCGCCGGCGAGAAAGAGGTCCGCGCCTGGACCATTCACAAGGGCGACCGGGCGCCGCAGGCGGCGGGCGTCATCCACTCCGACTTCGAGCATGGATTCATTCGGGCCGAGACGGTGGCGTATGAGGACTTTGTCCGCGTCGGCGGCTGGAAGCCGGCGCGCGAGCAGGGCCTTTCGCGTGCGGAAGGCAAAGAGTACGTCGTGCAGGACGGCGACGTGATGTTGTTCAGGTTCAACACCTAG
- a CDS encoding Bax inhibitor-1/YccA family protein has product MTNPLGAAHGRTGFTSDVDSARIATFLRGVYWWMFGGLAVTAVVALAVASSPAAMSTLINNRILFFGVIIAELVLVVYLSARVAKLTPSTAGTLFLAYSALNGVTFALILLAYTGASVANAFFVSAGMFGALAVYGSVTKRDLSGMGRFMFMGLIGLVLASVVSIFWHSDAMQFVMGVVGVLVFSGLIAYDTQRLRAMALQVSGEQAGSYAVVGALSLYLNFINLFLSLLRLFGDRRS; this is encoded by the coding sequence ATGACCAATCCACTTGGCGCCGCCCACGGGCGGACCGGGTTCACTTCTGATGTCGACAGCGCGCGGATCGCCACCTTCCTCCGTGGCGTCTACTGGTGGATGTTCGGCGGGCTCGCCGTCACGGCGGTGGTGGCGCTGGCCGTCGCGAGTTCCCCCGCCGCGATGAGCACGCTCATCAACAACCGCATCCTCTTCTTCGGCGTGATTATCGCCGAGCTGGTGCTGGTGGTCTACCTGTCGGCGCGGGTCGCCAAGCTGACCCCCTCGACGGCGGGGACGCTCTTTCTCGCCTACTCGGCGCTCAATGGCGTCACCTTCGCGCTGATTCTGCTGGCCTACACCGGCGCCTCGGTGGCCAACGCCTTCTTCGTTTCGGCGGGGATGTTTGGCGCCCTCGCCGTGTATGGCAGCGTGACGAAGCGCGACCTCTCCGGCATGGGCCGCTTCATGTTCATGGGACTGATCGGGCTGGTGCTGGCCAGCGTGGTGAGCATCTTCTGGCACAGCGACGCGATGCAGTTCGTGATGGGAGTGGTGGGGGTGCTGGTCTTTTCGGGCCTGATTGCCTACGACACGCAGCGGCTCCGGGCGATGGCCCTCCAGGTGTCGGGGGAGCAGGCGGGCTCCTACGCCGTGGTCGGCGCGCTCAGCCTCTACCTCAATTTCATCAACCTCTTTCTCTCGCTGCTCCGGCTCTTCGGCGACCGCCGGAGCTGA
- a CDS encoding MOSC domain-containing protein has protein sequence MILRSIQVGVPRAYGAEGADDPLDRPWSSAIAKQPIAGAVWVGRLGVAGDMQADRRVHGGPDKAVLAYAGKHYESWREVLGRADVGPGWFGENLTIDGADERSVCVGDRFAIAQARFEVTQPRQPCATLNRRFHRKDMVKLVQADLRTGWYLRVLTEGWVEAGMPVSLVDRPYPQWTVWVASELMVERSRRREEALRLAACPALSESWRGTLTAAAPAA, from the coding sequence ATGATTCTTCGCTCAATCCAGGTTGGCGTACCCCGCGCCTACGGCGCCGAGGGCGCAGACGACCCCCTCGACCGGCCGTGGAGCAGCGCCATCGCCAAGCAGCCGATTGCGGGCGCTGTCTGGGTCGGTCGACTGGGGGTGGCGGGCGACATGCAGGCCGACCGGCGGGTGCACGGCGGGCCTGACAAGGCGGTGCTGGCCTACGCCGGGAAGCACTACGAGTCGTGGCGCGAGGTGCTGGGGCGGGCCGACGTGGGCCCGGGGTGGTTCGGGGAGAACCTGACCATCGACGGTGCCGACGAACGGTCAGTCTGTGTCGGCGACCGGTTTGCCATCGCCCAGGCGCGGTTCGAGGTGACCCAGCCGCGGCAGCCCTGCGCCACCCTCAACCGGCGGTTCCACCGGAAGGACATGGTCAAGCTGGTGCAGGCGGACCTGCGGACGGGGTGGTACCTCCGGGTGCTGACGGAGGGGTGGGTCGAGGCAGGGATGCCGGTGTCGCTGGTGGACCGTCCTTACCCGCAGTGGACGGTCTGGGTCGCGTCAGAATTGATGGTGGAGCGGTCCCGCCGCCGCGAGGAGGCGCTGCGGCTGGCGGCCTGCCCGGCGCTGAGCGAGAGCTGGCGCGGCACCCTGACGGCTGCCGCGCCCGCGGCGTAG
- the rpsF gene encoding 30S ribosomal protein S6 yields the protein MTRQYEAVYIFDSALEEAAINERLERFHALLAQPDTEAPQLSHWGKRTLAYPINRHETGYYVIAKLATAPTALPEFERAVKLDEGVLRLLVVVNEGPQPVPPSADKGDGEDDE from the coding sequence ATGACCCGTCAGTACGAAGCGGTCTATATCTTCGATTCTGCCCTCGAAGAAGCCGCAATCAACGAGCGCCTTGAGCGCTTCCATGCGCTCCTCGCGCAGCCGGACACCGAGGCACCGCAGCTGTCCCATTGGGGCAAGCGGACCTTGGCCTACCCGATCAACCGTCACGAAACCGGATACTACGTCATCGCCAAGCTGGCCACCGCCCCCACGGCGCTGCCGGAGTTTGAGCGTGCCGTCAAGCTGGACGAAGGGGTGCTCCGGCTCCTCGTCGTGGTGAACGAAGGGCCCCAGCCAGTGCCCCCGAGCGCCGACAAGGGCGATGGGGAGGACGACGAATGA
- the rpsR gene encoding 30S ribosomal protein S18 has protein sequence MRRPQKSCSICESGVRVVDYKDERTLSRFLSERGKILPSRLSGTCARHQRQLSTAIKRARVLALLPYLKGHGS, from the coding sequence ATGAGGCGCCCACAGAAGAGCTGCTCCATTTGTGAGTCCGGCGTGCGCGTCGTCGACTACAAGGATGAGCGGACGCTTTCCCGGTTCCTGTCCGAGCGCGGCAAGATCCTGCCGAGCCGGCTTTCCGGCACCTGCGCACGGCACCAGCGCCAGCTCAGCACCGCCATCAAGCGGGCGCGTGTCCTTGCCTTGCTGCCGTACCTGAAGGGCCACGGCAGCTGA
- a CDS encoding DUF2232 domain-containing protein, with protein MLSFRARLAVGAYVLFTWPVMTALLFGPLAVLVAASRPQGRRAWLWLIALTLWLGLWAAQTGGLLEQLIRAGAALSTGIGVLYLLFSTGSVSTRALRGTAAVVLGTVGLSLYVGVRWDDVERAVVQQGMIAQQAATDLLSRGGTTPDPATLETLRTLGEGLRPMAPYFPGVLALMLFAGLCLAALLAPRLAGRALAPVPGRFDDFRFSDHLVWLLIVGLIGLLFAEQTPMAGPAASLVTFGVGLYALRGSAVLATALRPAPRLFVVMLMVGAAFLLPFAVGGLALLGLADIWLDFRRRMAPPPSGG; from the coding sequence GTGCTGTCCTTCAGGGCCCGCCTGGCGGTCGGGGCCTACGTACTCTTTACCTGGCCTGTCATGACCGCCCTGCTCTTCGGACCACTCGCCGTGCTCGTCGCGGCGAGCCGGCCGCAGGGTCGCCGGGCCTGGCTCTGGCTCATCGCCCTGACACTCTGGCTGGGGCTGTGGGCCGCGCAGACGGGCGGATTGCTGGAGCAGTTGATCCGTGCCGGGGCGGCACTCTCGACCGGGATCGGCGTGCTCTACCTGCTCTTCTCGACGGGATCGGTCTCGACGCGCGCGCTCCGCGGCACGGCCGCGGTCGTCCTGGGAACGGTTGGACTGTCGCTGTATGTCGGCGTGCGGTGGGACGACGTGGAGCGGGCCGTCGTGCAACAGGGGATGATCGCGCAGCAGGCGGCGACCGACCTGCTGAGCCGTGGGGGGACGACACCCGACCCGGCGACGCTCGAGACCCTGCGCACGCTTGGCGAGGGACTCCGCCCCATGGCCCCGTACTTTCCGGGTGTCCTGGCGCTGATGCTCTTTGCCGGGCTCTGCCTCGCGGCGCTGCTGGCGCCCCGCCTGGCAGGCCGGGCGCTGGCGCCCGTCCCGGGCCGGTTCGACGACTTCCGGTTCAGCGATCACCTGGTCTGGCTGTTGATCGTGGGGCTGATCGGACTGCTCTTCGCCGAACAGACGCCGATGGCCGGCCCCGCGGCGAGCCTGGTCACCTTCGGCGTCGGATTGTACGCGCTGCGCGGTTCGGCCGTCCTGGCCACCGCCCTGCGACCGGCGCCGCGGCTGTTCGTCGTGATGTTGATGGTAGGTGCTGCTTTTCTCTTGCCGTTTGCCGTCGGGGGGCTTGCCCTTCTCGGCTTGGCTGATATCTGGCTCGACTTCCGGCGGCGCATGGCGCCGCCGCCTTCCGGAGGGTAG
- the rplI gene encoding 50S ribosomal protein L9, whose amino-acid sequence MMEVILRDDIKSLGKAGDLVRVKPGYARNFLLPKGLAYEATEGNKKRIVAETKARNVRLAAEKDAAVTAAAALSAILVTFTRKAGEEGKLFGSITSQDIADSLAAQGQTVDKRKVELAHPIKVLGEHTVIVRLHPEVHADIRVTVVAE is encoded by the coding sequence ATGATGGAAGTAATCCTGCGCGACGACATCAAGTCGCTTGGCAAGGCTGGTGACCTCGTGCGTGTGAAGCCGGGCTACGCCCGCAACTTCCTGTTGCCGAAGGGCCTCGCCTACGAGGCGACCGAGGGCAACAAGAAGCGGATCGTGGCAGAAACCAAGGCGCGGAACGTTCGCCTTGCCGCCGAGAAGGATGCCGCCGTGACGGCAGCCGCCGCCCTCTCGGCCATCCTCGTGACCTTCACCCGGAAGGCAGGGGAGGAAGGAAAGCTCTTCGGCTCCATCACCTCCCAGGACATCGCCGACAGTCTCGCCGCCCAGGGCCAGACCGTGGACAAGCGGAAAGTCGAGCTCGCCCACCCGATCAAGGTCCTCGGTGAACACACCGTGATCGTCCGCCTCCATCCCGAGGTGCACGCCGACATCCGCGTGACGGTTGTCGCCGAGTAG
- a CDS encoding DegV family protein, producing the protein MGVGIAYMDGPRLARSLFAASDWVAAGREEINRINVFPVPDGDTGTNFSLTLRAVADALRALGDASLPVTANTMARAAVLGARGNSGMMLAHFLMGVAESIGDKETATPAELAAALSAGATRLYGALDDPREGTILTVAREAAAAAERAAAHSPDIAEFMRQMHLEGEQALARTPELMAVLKEAGVVDAGGMGFMRMIEGVVRFIDGDPILAVEPGYTGEYVIPAADVEVAADQDFQFCTEVVVRGEQLPPANEVRAALRTFGGSLVVAVMGDILHAHVHTNTPDAVFTYVSRWGSLEKTKAEDMQAQHRGLQHGVQKQVGIVTDSASDLPDTVLDRHGISLVPLQVIFGDEVLLDRVELKPEEFYRRMRSAEQLPSTSQPTVADFVRVFREARHEAEHVISVLVSSGLSGTFQSGAAAIKAGGLTNIRLVDSRSASLGSGMLALRAAELAEQGWPADAIATEIERVRDQSGLFLTVDRFDNLLRSGRVSRGKAWLGGLLDVKPILSLDAAGRVVPIDRARGREQLIGRVLSLLEARLQPRPKQLRFGVVHAEAPEVAKRVRDALVAAYRPRDCFVSLATGVLGTHVGEGAWAVFYQVEDGTPPAPPNPRSPA; encoded by the coding sequence ATGGGCGTCGGGATCGCCTACATGGACGGGCCTCGGCTCGCCCGATCGCTGTTTGCGGCGTCCGACTGGGTGGCCGCCGGCCGGGAAGAGATCAACCGGATCAATGTCTTCCCGGTCCCCGATGGCGACACCGGTACCAACTTCAGCCTGACCCTCCGCGCCGTCGCCGACGCCCTCCGGGCGCTCGGCGACGCATCGCTTCCGGTCACCGCCAACACCATGGCCCGCGCGGCCGTGCTCGGCGCGCGGGGCAATTCCGGGATGATGCTTGCCCACTTTCTGATGGGCGTTGCCGAGTCGATCGGCGACAAGGAAACTGCCACCCCGGCCGAACTCGCCGCCGCCCTGAGCGCGGGGGCCACCCGCCTCTACGGCGCGCTGGACGACCCCCGCGAAGGCACCATCCTGACGGTCGCCCGTGAGGCCGCCGCCGCCGCCGAACGTGCCGCCGCCCACTCTCCCGATATCGCCGAGTTCATGCGGCAAATGCACCTCGAGGGCGAGCAGGCGCTGGCCCGGACCCCCGAGCTGATGGCGGTGCTGAAGGAAGCCGGGGTGGTGGACGCGGGCGGGATGGGGTTCATGCGGATGATCGAGGGGGTGGTCCGGTTCATCGACGGCGACCCGATCCTGGCGGTGGAACCGGGGTATACAGGGGAGTACGTCATCCCGGCCGCCGACGTGGAAGTCGCGGCCGACCAGGACTTCCAATTCTGCACCGAGGTGGTGGTCCGCGGCGAGCAGTTGCCCCCCGCCAACGAGGTCCGTGCCGCCCTGCGGACCTTCGGCGGCTCCCTCGTGGTGGCCGTGATGGGCGACATCCTGCACGCCCATGTGCATACCAACACCCCCGACGCCGTCTTTACCTATGTGTCCCGATGGGGCAGCCTCGAAAAGACCAAAGCCGAGGACATGCAGGCCCAGCACCGGGGACTGCAGCACGGGGTACAGAAGCAGGTCGGCATCGTCACGGACAGCGCCTCCGACCTCCCCGACACGGTGCTCGACCGGCACGGCATCTCCCTCGTACCGCTCCAGGTCATCTTTGGGGACGAGGTGCTGCTCGACCGGGTGGAGTTGAAGCCGGAGGAGTTCTACCGCCGGATGCGCTCGGCGGAACAGCTCCCCTCCACCTCGCAGCCGACGGTGGCCGACTTCGTCCGGGTGTTCAGGGAAGCGCGACACGAAGCCGAGCATGTCATCTCGGTCCTGGTCTCCTCCGGGCTCTCCGGCACCTTCCAGTCCGGTGCCGCCGCCATCAAGGCGGGCGGGTTGACCAATATCCGGCTGGTGGACAGCAGGTCGGCGTCACTCGGGTCGGGGATGCTCGCGCTGCGGGCCGCAGAACTCGCCGAGCAGGGCTGGCCGGCCGACGCGATCGCCACCGAAATCGAACGGGTCCGCGACCAGTCCGGCCTGTTCCTGACCGTGGACAGGTTCGATAACCTCCTGCGGAGCGGGCGCGTGAGCCGGGGCAAGGCGTGGTTGGGTGGACTGCTCGACGTGAAGCCGATTCTCTCGCTCGATGCCGCGGGCCGGGTCGTCCCGATTGATCGGGCCCGCGGGAGGGAGCAACTGATTGGGCGGGTCCTGTCCCTGCTCGAGGCGCGACTGCAGCCGAGGCCGAAGCAACTGCGGTTCGGCGTGGTCCACGCGGAGGCCCCTGAGGTTGCCAAGCGGGTCCGGGACGCCTTGGTGGCGGCCTACCGACCGAGGGACTGTTTCGTATCGCTGGCCACGGGAGTGCTGGGAACGCATGTCGGCGAAGGCGCCTGGGCCGTGTTCTACCAGGTCGAGGACGGGACACCGCCGGCACCACCCAATCCTCGGAGCCCGGCTTGA
- the rsfS gene encoding ribosome silencing factor → MTRAPVLPPALRAAVQAADDLKARDLTVLDLRGLHDAADYFLVGSGTSDAHVRGIAHAVLDALARQGYKPHHVEGLPSGRWVLLDFVDFVVHLFHPDARAFYQLERLWDDAPALTPRP, encoded by the coding sequence TTGACCCGGGCGCCGGTCCTGCCGCCAGCCCTGCGCGCGGCGGTGCAGGCCGCGGACGACTTGAAGGCCCGGGACCTGACGGTGCTCGACCTGCGCGGCCTGCACGACGCCGCCGACTACTTCCTGGTCGGCTCCGGCACCTCCGACGCCCATGTCCGGGGAATCGCCCACGCCGTGCTCGACGCCCTGGCCCGCCAGGGATACAAGCCGCACCATGTCGAGGGGCTCCCGTCGGGGCGCTGGGTCCTGCTCGACTTCGTGGACTTCGTAGTGCACCTGTTTCATCCAGACGCACGCGCGTTCTATCAGCTGGAACGCCTCTGGGACGACGCCCCGGCGCTGACACCGCGCCCCTGA